The following coding sequences lie in one Chanos chanos chromosome 4, fChaCha1.1, whole genome shotgun sequence genomic window:
- the mfsd6a gene encoding major facilitator superfamily domain-containing protein 6-A — MASDDRVAILTDDEEEQKRRYTLSEHFNTLSLQLRKDPSTPAPSHIVPDTEAPTSDPQYDMDCCERICIRINTRLLISKVFYFFFYAAYGSLHPLLAVYYKQLGMTPSHSGLLVGIRYFIEFCSAPFWGLVADRYQKGKAVLLFSVLCWLLFNCGIGFVRPADMFCKEEIADTTVTPTNTTLLPFTPTTNYSSQERDLVGTTLNSSSDITPVFSSHRMFKRDTNISTTVVPGVWSNTVVPPVLNTTMVPPILNTTMFANSSTYNITPASPTTTQPPTTPTSGHTDSIIYYNSDQVEAIFLLILLVIIVGEFFSAPAVTIVDTITLQYLGPHRDRYGLQRMWGSLGWGLAMLCVGIWIDHTHVVPDIVGVGCALPDFKNYRIAFIVFGVLMGVAFIVATQFQFDRQPAGLRQQREELSEQQGSRTGPTGEGERDQASLASGVQEEQFHYWDLIRQLLCSIHYSTVLFVAWFMGFGYGFVFTFLYWHLEDLKGSTTLFGVCSVLSHVSELAAYFTSHKLIELVGHIRVLYIGLACNTARYLYISYLENAWIVLPMEVLQGVTHASVWAACISYISAAVPPALRTSAQGILQGLHLGLGRGCGAMVGGVFVNYFGAAETFRGIGMTSLVILIFFSFIQCITEEDESKEDKMLAENIPVPSSPVPIATIDLVQNNQVGTDPAPRAEPKPPAQKTKHQEEQEDVNKPAWVVSGSPWVTIAFAICQVREMIVMAKMAPPVEVQPLQETSEASPENQEEDLSHGDSADPDGHSQPEDHVQEPHSEPKSVPLEVPKPDLATSQFPDSLDSAQPVENPVLLPGNFEVPPTVNSTNPFQS, encoded by the exons ATGGCGAGCGATGACAGAGTGGCCATATTAACAGACGACGAAGAGGAGCAGAAGCGGAGGTATACTCTGTCTGAGCACTTCAACACGCTCTCCCTTCAGCTGCGGAAGGACCCATCCACCCCAGCACCCAGCCACATTGTGCCTGATACAGAGGCACCTACATCAGACCCACAGTATGACATGGACTGCTGCGAGAGAATATGCATCAGGATCAATACCCGTCTTCTCATCTCCAAAGTCTTCTATTTCTTCTTCTATGCAGCCTATGGCTCTCTCCATCCACTGCTGGCAGTTTACTACAAACAGCTAGGAATGACACCAAGTCACAGTGGACTGCTTGTGGGTATACGCTACTTTATAGAGTTCTGTAGCGCACCGTTTTGGGGTCTTGTTGCAGACAGGTACCAGAAAGGCAAGGCAGTGCTGCTGTTCTCAGTCCTGTGCTGGTTGTTGTTCAACTGCGGCATTGGTTTTGTCAGACCAGCAGATATGTTTTGCAAAGAGGAAATCGCTGACACAACCGTGACTCCCACAAACACCACGCTGCTGCCTTTCACCCCGACTACTAATTATTCCAGCCAAGAGCGGGACCTGGTCGGAACCACCCTTAACAGTTCCTCTGACATTACGCCTGTCTTCAGCTCTCACCGTATGTTCAAAAGAGATACCAACATAAGCACTACTGTGGTTCCAGGTGTGTGGAGTAATACTGTGGTACCACCCGTTTTAAACACCACCATGGTACCACCCATTTTAAACACCACCATGTTTGCAAATTCATCTACGTACAACATAACTCCAGCTtcccccaccaccactcagCCACCTACAACCCCCACCTCAGGCCATACAGATTCCATCATTTACTACAACAGTGACCAGGTGGAGGCCATCTTCCTTCTGATCCTGCTGGTCATTATCGTGGGTGAATTTTTCAGTGCTCCAGCAGTCACCATTGTGGACACGATAACCCTGCAGTATCTCGGGCCGCATCGCGACCGTTACGGTCTCCAGAGGATGTGGGGTTCACTGGGCTGGGGTCTTGCCATGCTTTGCGTCGGCATCTGGATTGACCACACGCACGTCGTCCCAGACATCGTCGGCGTGGGATGCGCCCTGCCGGATTTTAAGAATTATCGAATTGCCTTcattgtgtttggtgttttgatGGGCGTTGCTTTTATTGTGGCTACGCAATTCCAATTTGACAGGCAACCGGCAGGGCTGAGGCAGCAAAGGGAGGAACTGAGTGAGCAGCAGGGTTCTCGGACTGGGCCCACTGGGGAGGGTGAGAGGGATCAGGCCTCTCTTGCCTCAGGCGTACAGGAAGAACAGTTCCACTACTGGGACCTGATCCGTCAACTTCTCTGCAGCATCCATTACAGCACGGTTCTCTTTGTCGCATGGTTCATGGGCTTCGGCTACGGGTTTGTGTTTACCTTCTTGTACTGGCACCTGGAGGACCTGAAGGGAAGCACCACGTTATTTGGGGTTTGTTCAGTGCTTAGCCATGTGTCTGAGCTCGCTGCCTACTTCACAAGCCACAAGCTCATCGAACTTGTAGGACACATCCG GGTCCTGTATATCGGACTGGCATGTAACACTGCACGATACCTCTACATTTCCTACCTAGAGAACGCCTGGATTGTTCTCCCCATGGAGGTGCTGCAAG GAGTGACACACGCGTCTGTGTGGGCGGCCTGTATCTCGTATATCAGTGCCGCAGTGCCCCCTGCCCTGCGCACCTCTGCACAGGGCATCCTCCAAGGCCTCCACCTGGGCCTAGGCCGGGGCTGCGGAGCCATGGTCGGAGGAGTCTTCGTCAACTACTTTG gcGCAGCAGAGACGTTTAGAGGGATTGGGATGACATCACTTGTTATTCtcatcttcttctctttcattcagtgCATCACTGAAGAGGATGAGAGCAAGG AAGACAAGATGCTGGCAGAGAACATTCCTGTTCCATCTAGCCCGGTTCCCATAGCCACTATAGACCTGGTGCAGAACAACCAGGTAGGCACGGATCCCGCGCCGCGTGCGGAGCCAAAGCCGCCAGCCCAGAAAACCAAACACCAGGAAGAGCAGGAGGACGTGAACAAGCCGGCGTGGGTGGTGTCAGGCTCGCCCTGGGTCACCATCGCTTTCGCTATCTGCCAGGTCAGAGAGATGATCGTCATGGCAAAGATGGCCCCGCCCGTAGAGGTCCAGCCGCTGCAG GAGACCAGTGAGGCTTCCCCAGAAAACCAGGAAGAAGATCTGTCACATGGGGATTCCGCGGACCCGGATGGACATTCCCAACCAGAAGACCACGTCCAAGAGCCTCATTCGGAACCCAAAAGTGTTCCCCTTGAGGTTCCGAAGCCCGATTTGGCCACATCACAGTTCCCTGATTCCCTGGACTCAGCTCAGCCTGTAGAGAACCCAGTTCTGCTTCCTGGCAACTTTGAGGTTCCTCCCACAGTAAACTCTACAAACCCTTTCCAGTCGTAA
- the LOC115809327 gene encoding inositol polyphosphate 1-phosphatase-like: MGELLRALVQVSEKAANIARYCRQDESLFSLLIQQKGEVERNKTFVTDFKTLADVLIQEVIKHDIGKQFSGLESRIFGEETNEFQNGLGEKIVVRICERREDTAQLLSTVLGGNVEAAELLAFAAHQEIIITDLQTDTFHIPIHKLGVWVDPIDSTAQYIKGIRDSVPRDGIYTQGLQCVTVLIGVYDLETGVPVMGVINQPFARFDSTTKRWTGQFFWGISSGPHNVNSLNPTLQDTEVRHSHAKPTSALQAAGISAVLSTGESEQVRTLFQENCAKGVHYAAGAGYKCLCVILGLADVYVFSEDSTYRWDCCSPHAILRSVGGGIVSLRECLRQRHAGKVEGQEELMYNAPTEGVSGVDKWVNKGGFIAFRSRSHLETVLNLLSTVTLL; encoded by the exons ATGGGTGAGCTACTGAGAGCTCTGGTCCAGGTGTCTGAGAAAGCAGCTAACATTGCTCGTTACTGCAGACAGGATGAGAGTCTCTTCAGTCTGTTGATCCAGCAgaagggagaggtggagaggaacAAGACGTTTGTCACTGATTTTAAAACTCTAGCAGATGTCCTAATCCAGGAGGTCATCAAACATGACATTGGAAAACAG TTCTCTGGCCTTGAAAGCAGGATATTTGGAGAAGAAACCAACGAATTTCAGAATGGTTTAG GTGAAAAGATTGTGGTTAGGatctgtgagaggagagaagacaccGCCCAACTGCTCAGCACAGTTTTAGGTGGAAACGTTGAGGCTGCAGAGCTGTTAGCCTTTGCGGCACATCAGGAAATCATCATTACAGACCTTCAGACAGATACCTTCCACATTCCCATACACAAGCTAGGAGTATGGGTGGATCCTATAG ACTCCACAGCTCAGTACATAAAGGGAATCAGGGATTCTGTACCCAGGGATGGCATTTACACTCAGGGCttgcagtgtgtgactgtgctaaTTGGAGTGTATGACTTGGAGACTGGAGTGCCAGTTATGGGAGTCATCAATCAGCCTTTTGCTAGGTTTGATTCAACAACCAAAAG ATGGACAGGTCAGTTTTTCTGGGGAATATCTTCTGGCCCTCACAACGTGAATTCCCTCAACCCAACACTTCAAGACACGGAGGTCAGACACAGTCATGCTAAGCCTACCTCTGCACTGCAGGCTGCTGGGATATCTGCTGTGCTCAGTACGGGGGAGTCGGAGCAAGTGAGGACACTGTTTCAGGAAAACTGTGCAAAGGGGGTGCACTATGCAGCAGGGGCTGGGTATAAATGCCTGTGCGTGATCTTGGGTCTGGCTGACGTGTACGTGTTTAGTGAGGACTCCACGTACAGATGGGACTGTTGCTCTCCACATGCCATCTTGCGCTCTGTAGGAGGGGGAAttgtcagtctgagagagtgtCTCAGAcagaggcatgctgggaaggtGGAGGGGCAGGAGGAGCTGATGTATAATGCTCCTACAGAGGGGGTATCAGGAGTGGATAAGTGGGTAAATAAAGGGGGGTTCATTGCTTTCAGGTCCAGATCTCACTTAGAGACTGTTCTCAACCTGCTCTCGACAGTTACATTATTGTAG
- the LOC115809605 gene encoding leucine-rich repeat-containing protein 15 produces the protein MYLLWVLPLLMGVHSRNAPQNKSCVLGCRCPLDLKVICKHASLTNLSISLPPLTEDLDLSMSQLISIPSRAFQTTRRLRILILNNNNIKALANGAFSPLERLHKLDLSQNLISFLNENIWMDLGSLKELLLTHNKLTNLDSRSFYHLDTLQRLNLSHNEINAIQSRAFGSMSTLRQLHLDNNNITSLKNGMFSMLRSLEVLNLRNNSIMFVEFGVFSPLTSLALLDLAHNQLKTIYFKTFLSLNTYSTHIMLEGNPWNCDCDLQRVFWKLCDVKRLFLDDYHNLTCKEPPLLTGQSLKHVETQLCIAETVTVLIITVTVVITVLAAIVMAERKRKRQGQDKHWTEGSDLSCDSQN, from the coding sequence ATGTATCTACTCTGGGTTCTCCCTCTTTTGATGGGGGTCCACTCCAGGAATGCGCCACAAAACAAGTCTTGCGTGTTAGGCTGCAGATGCCCTTTGGACCTAAAAGTCATTTGCAAACATGCTAGCCTCACTAATCTGTCCATCAGCCTCCCCCCACTCACGGAAGATCTGGACTTATCCATGAGTCAGCTGATCTCTATCCCATCAAGGGCCTTCCAGACCACTCGCCGACTCCGCATACtgattttaaacaacaacaatatcaagGCGTTGGCCAACGGAGCCTTTTCACCACTGGAGAGGCTTCACAAGCTGGACTTGAGTCAGAATTTGATCTCCTTCCTGAATGAGAACATCTGGATGGACTTGGGCTCTCTGAAGGAGCTCCTTCTTACGCACAACAAGCTGACCAACCTGGACAGCCGTAGTTTTTATCACCTGGACACGCTGCAGAGGCTCAACCTGAGTCACAATGAAATCAACGCCATCCAATCACGTGCGTTCGGCAGTATGAGCACCTTGCGGCAGCTGCACCTGGACAACAATAACATTACTTCACTCAAAAACGGCATGTTCTCCATGCTCCGTTCCCTGGAGGTGCTGAATCTGAGAAACAACAGCATCATGTTCGTGGAATTTGGAGTATTCAGCCCTCTCACCAGCCTGGCGTTACTTGACCTTGCTCATAATCAGTTAAAAACCATCTACTTCAAGACTTTCCTGAGTCTCAACACCTACAGCACCCACATCATGCTAGAAGGTAATCCCTGGAACTGCGACTGCGATCTGCAGAGAGTGTTCTGGAAGTTGTGCGATGTAAAGAGGCTCTTCCTGGATGACTACCACAACCTGACATGCAAGGAACCTCCTTTACTCACGGGCCAAAGCCTGAAGCATGTGGAAACTCAGCTGTGCATCGCTGAAACTGTCACCGTGCTCATCATTACAGTGACCGTGGTCATCACGGTGCTGGCTGCCATCGTCatggcagagaggaagagaaagagacagggtcAAGATAAGCACTGGACAGAGGGAAGTGATTTATCCTGCGATTCACAGAATTAA